A part of Vespa crabro chromosome 20, iyVesCrab1.2, whole genome shotgun sequence genomic DNA contains:
- the LOC124430975 gene encoding major facilitator superfamily domain-containing protein 10 isoform X4 has protein sequence MGYYFLKIKIYHVALLDHYKVLSNKGLYSMISHHVQSLRILLNAPDKIDTVLYGGFLGSMYSFLQFISSPITGALSDTYGRKPLMILCLTGITMSYLLWALSKNFGIFVLARFVGGISKGNISLSMAIISDVTSPEKRGKAMALVGIAFSIGFVVGPMIGAFFAWISSGNRNETWYIAPALFASLLAASNLLYVIYNLKESLPVKYRTKTILSGMVKSVIYINPIDLFQFTSVSGLNDKEQHNLKMLGRTYFVYLFIYSGLEFTLTFLTHHIFEFSSMQQGWMFLGIGLTMAILQGGWVRRVPSHKTKSVAELGLWLIIPAFIFIGLAKNTMMLYLGIFLFAVSTAMVVTCMMTLVTKIGPEHQKGTITGIFRSLGALARASGPIVASAGFWYFGSTTTYLTGAVFLLLPPFILHIMKPL, from the exons AtgggatattattttttgaagataaaaatttatcacgtCG CCTTATTAGATCATTACAAAGTATTAAGTAATAAAGGACTTTATTCTATGATATCTCATCATGTGCAAAGTTTACGAATACTTTTAAATGCTCCTGATAAAATTGATACTGTTCTGTATGGtg gtTTTCTAGGCTCtatgtattcttttttacaattcaTTAGTTCACCAATAACAGGAGCATTATCTGATACTTATGGACGGAAACCTTTAATGATTTTGTGTTTAACAGGTATTACAATGTCGTATTTATTATGGGCACTTTCAAAAAATTTTGGCATATTTGTATTGGCTAGATTTGTTGGTGGTATTAGTAAAGGAAATATTAGTTTATCTATGGCTATTATTTCTGACGTTACATCCCctgagaaaagaggaaaagctATG GCTCTAGTGGGAATAGCATTTTCTATTGGATTTGTAGTGGGACCAATGATAGGGGCATTTTTTGCATGGATTTCAAGTGGCAATAGAAATGAAACATGGTATATTGCACCTGCATTATTTGCTTCCTTGCTTGCTGCAAGTAACTTATTATACGTTATCtataatttgaaagaaagtCTACCAGTTAAATATAGAACAAAGACTATATTAAGCGGAATGGTCAAATCTGTAATCTATATTAATCCTATAgatctttttcaatttactAGTGTATCGGGATTAAACGACAaag agCAACACAATTTGAAGATGTTAGGTCGTACATATTTTGTCTACTTATTTATCTATAGTGGATTAGAATTTACCTTAACGTTTCTTACTCATCACATATTTGAATTTTCGAGTATGCAACAAGGATGGATGTTTCTTGGAATTGGTTTAACTATGGCTATTTTGCAAGGAGGTTGGGTGAGAAGAGTTCCTTCTCATAAAACAAAATCGGTTGCAGAATTG ggTTTATGGTTAATAATACcagcttttatatttattggcTTAGCAAAAAATACAATGATGTTATATcttggaatatttttattcgccGTTT caACGGCTATGGTTGTTACTTGTATGATGACATTAGTCACAAAAATAGGACCAGAGCATCAAAAAGGTACAATAACTGGAATATTCCGTTCGTTGGGTGCATTAGCACGTGCAAGTGGACCAATCGTGGCTTCTGcag gaTTTTGGTATTTTGGAAGTACTACAACATACCTAACTGGagctgtttttcttttattgccACCCTTTATACTTCATATTATGAAGCctctataa
- the LOC124430975 gene encoding major facilitator superfamily domain-containing protein 10 isoform X2 gives MGYYFLKIKIYHVDLLAFTMILPLLPALLDHYKVLSNKGLYSMISHHVQSLRILLNAPDKIDTVLYGGFLGSMYSFLQFISSPITGALSDTYGRKPLMILCLTGITMSYLLWALSKNFGIFVLARFVGGISKGNISLSMAIISDVTSPEKRGKAMALVGIAFSIGFVVGPMIGAFFAWISSGNRNETWYIAPALFASLLAASNLLYVIYNLKESLPVKYRTKTILSGMVKSVIYINPIDLFQFTSVSGLNDKEQHNLKMLGRTYFVYLFIYSGLEFTLTFLTHHIFEFSSMQQGWMFLGIGLTMAILQGGWVRRVPSHKTKSVAELGLWLIIPAFIFIGLAKNTMMLYLGIFLFAVSTAMVVTCMMTLVTKIGPEHQKGTITGIFRSLGALARASGPIVASAGFWYFGSTTTYLTGAVFLLLPPFILHIMKPL, from the exons AtgggatattattttttgaagataaaaatttatcacgtCG aTTTATTAGCATTTACTAtgatattacctttattaccAGCCTTATTAGATCATTACAAAGTATTAAGTAATAAAGGACTTTATTCTATGATATCTCATCATGTGCAAAGTTTACGAATACTTTTAAATGCTCCTGATAAAATTGATACTGTTCTGTATGGtg gtTTTCTAGGCTCtatgtattcttttttacaattcaTTAGTTCACCAATAACAGGAGCATTATCTGATACTTATGGACGGAAACCTTTAATGATTTTGTGTTTAACAGGTATTACAATGTCGTATTTATTATGGGCACTTTCAAAAAATTTTGGCATATTTGTATTGGCTAGATTTGTTGGTGGTATTAGTAAAGGAAATATTAGTTTATCTATGGCTATTATTTCTGACGTTACATCCCctgagaaaagaggaaaagctATG GCTCTAGTGGGAATAGCATTTTCTATTGGATTTGTAGTGGGACCAATGATAGGGGCATTTTTTGCATGGATTTCAAGTGGCAATAGAAATGAAACATGGTATATTGCACCTGCATTATTTGCTTCCTTGCTTGCTGCAAGTAACTTATTATACGTTATCtataatttgaaagaaagtCTACCAGTTAAATATAGAACAAAGACTATATTAAGCGGAATGGTCAAATCTGTAATCTATATTAATCCTATAgatctttttcaatttactAGTGTATCGGGATTAAACGACAaag agCAACACAATTTGAAGATGTTAGGTCGTACATATTTTGTCTACTTATTTATCTATAGTGGATTAGAATTTACCTTAACGTTTCTTACTCATCACATATTTGAATTTTCGAGTATGCAACAAGGATGGATGTTTCTTGGAATTGGTTTAACTATGGCTATTTTGCAAGGAGGTTGGGTGAGAAGAGTTCCTTCTCATAAAACAAAATCGGTTGCAGAATTG ggTTTATGGTTAATAATACcagcttttatatttattggcTTAGCAAAAAATACAATGATGTTATATcttggaatatttttattcgccGTTT caACGGCTATGGTTGTTACTTGTATGATGACATTAGTCACAAAAATAGGACCAGAGCATCAAAAAGGTACAATAACTGGAATATTCCGTTCGTTGGGTGCATTAGCACGTGCAAGTGGACCAATCGTGGCTTCTGcag gaTTTTGGTATTTTGGAAGTACTACAACATACCTAACTGGagctgtttttcttttattgccACCCTTTATACTTCATATTATGAAGCctctataa
- the LOC124430975 gene encoding major facilitator superfamily domain-containing protein 10 isoform X3 has product MNSYLLAFTMILPLLPALLDHYKVLSNKGLYSMISHHVQSLRILLNAPDKIDTVLYGGFLGSMYSFLQFISSPITGALSDTYGRKPLMILCLTGITMSYLLWALSKNFGIFVLARFVGGISKGNISLSMAIISDVTSPEKRGKAMALVGIAFSIGFVVGPMIGAFFAWISSGNRNETWYIAPALFASLLAASNLLYVIYNLKESLPVKYRTKTILSGMVKSVIYINPIDLFQFTSVSGLNDKEQHNLKMLGRTYFVYLFIYSGLEFTLTFLTHHIFEFSSMQQGWMFLGIGLTMAILQGGWVRRVPSHKTKSVAELGLWLIIPAFIFIGLAKNTMMLYLGIFLFAVSTAMVVTCMMTLVTKIGPEHQKGTITGIFRSLGALARASGPIVASAGFWYFGSTTTYLTGAVFLLLPPFILHIMKPL; this is encoded by the exons ATGAATTCAt aTTTATTAGCATTTACTAtgatattacctttattaccAGCCTTATTAGATCATTACAAAGTATTAAGTAATAAAGGACTTTATTCTATGATATCTCATCATGTGCAAAGTTTACGAATACTTTTAAATGCTCCTGATAAAATTGATACTGTTCTGTATGGtg gtTTTCTAGGCTCtatgtattcttttttacaattcaTTAGTTCACCAATAACAGGAGCATTATCTGATACTTATGGACGGAAACCTTTAATGATTTTGTGTTTAACAGGTATTACAATGTCGTATTTATTATGGGCACTTTCAAAAAATTTTGGCATATTTGTATTGGCTAGATTTGTTGGTGGTATTAGTAAAGGAAATATTAGTTTATCTATGGCTATTATTTCTGACGTTACATCCCctgagaaaagaggaaaagctATG GCTCTAGTGGGAATAGCATTTTCTATTGGATTTGTAGTGGGACCAATGATAGGGGCATTTTTTGCATGGATTTCAAGTGGCAATAGAAATGAAACATGGTATATTGCACCTGCATTATTTGCTTCCTTGCTTGCTGCAAGTAACTTATTATACGTTATCtataatttgaaagaaagtCTACCAGTTAAATATAGAACAAAGACTATATTAAGCGGAATGGTCAAATCTGTAATCTATATTAATCCTATAgatctttttcaatttactAGTGTATCGGGATTAAACGACAaag agCAACACAATTTGAAGATGTTAGGTCGTACATATTTTGTCTACTTATTTATCTATAGTGGATTAGAATTTACCTTAACGTTTCTTACTCATCACATATTTGAATTTTCGAGTATGCAACAAGGATGGATGTTTCTTGGAATTGGTTTAACTATGGCTATTTTGCAAGGAGGTTGGGTGAGAAGAGTTCCTTCTCATAAAACAAAATCGGTTGCAGAATTG ggTTTATGGTTAATAATACcagcttttatatttattggcTTAGCAAAAAATACAATGATGTTATATcttggaatatttttattcgccGTTT caACGGCTATGGTTGTTACTTGTATGATGACATTAGTCACAAAAATAGGACCAGAGCATCAAAAAGGTACAATAACTGGAATATTCCGTTCGTTGGGTGCATTAGCACGTGCAAGTGGACCAATCGTGGCTTCTGcag gaTTTTGGTATTTTGGAAGTACTACAACATACCTAACTGGagctgtttttcttttattgccACCCTTTATACTTCATATTATGAAGCctctataa
- the LOC124430975 gene encoding major facilitator superfamily domain-containing protein 10 isoform X6 — protein MNSSLLDHYKVLSNKGLYSMISHHVQSLRILLNAPDKIDTVLYGGFLGSMYSFLQFISSPITGALSDTYGRKPLMILCLTGITMSYLLWALSKNFGIFVLARFVGGISKGNISLSMAIISDVTSPEKRGKAMALVGIAFSIGFVVGPMIGAFFAWISSGNRNETWYIAPALFASLLAASNLLYVIYNLKESLPVKYRTKTILSGMVKSVIYINPIDLFQFTSVSGLNDKEQHNLKMLGRTYFVYLFIYSGLEFTLTFLTHHIFEFSSMQQGWMFLGIGLTMAILQGGWVRRVPSHKTKSVAELGLWLIIPAFIFIGLAKNTMMLYLGIFLFAVSTAMVVTCMMTLVTKIGPEHQKGTITGIFRSLGALARASGPIVASAGFWYFGSTTTYLTGAVFLLLPPFILHIMKPL, from the exons ATGAATTCAt CCTTATTAGATCATTACAAAGTATTAAGTAATAAAGGACTTTATTCTATGATATCTCATCATGTGCAAAGTTTACGAATACTTTTAAATGCTCCTGATAAAATTGATACTGTTCTGTATGGtg gtTTTCTAGGCTCtatgtattcttttttacaattcaTTAGTTCACCAATAACAGGAGCATTATCTGATACTTATGGACGGAAACCTTTAATGATTTTGTGTTTAACAGGTATTACAATGTCGTATTTATTATGGGCACTTTCAAAAAATTTTGGCATATTTGTATTGGCTAGATTTGTTGGTGGTATTAGTAAAGGAAATATTAGTTTATCTATGGCTATTATTTCTGACGTTACATCCCctgagaaaagaggaaaagctATG GCTCTAGTGGGAATAGCATTTTCTATTGGATTTGTAGTGGGACCAATGATAGGGGCATTTTTTGCATGGATTTCAAGTGGCAATAGAAATGAAACATGGTATATTGCACCTGCATTATTTGCTTCCTTGCTTGCTGCAAGTAACTTATTATACGTTATCtataatttgaaagaaagtCTACCAGTTAAATATAGAACAAAGACTATATTAAGCGGAATGGTCAAATCTGTAATCTATATTAATCCTATAgatctttttcaatttactAGTGTATCGGGATTAAACGACAaag agCAACACAATTTGAAGATGTTAGGTCGTACATATTTTGTCTACTTATTTATCTATAGTGGATTAGAATTTACCTTAACGTTTCTTACTCATCACATATTTGAATTTTCGAGTATGCAACAAGGATGGATGTTTCTTGGAATTGGTTTAACTATGGCTATTTTGCAAGGAGGTTGGGTGAGAAGAGTTCCTTCTCATAAAACAAAATCGGTTGCAGAATTG ggTTTATGGTTAATAATACcagcttttatatttattggcTTAGCAAAAAATACAATGATGTTATATcttggaatatttttattcgccGTTT caACGGCTATGGTTGTTACTTGTATGATGACATTAGTCACAAAAATAGGACCAGAGCATCAAAAAGGTACAATAACTGGAATATTCCGTTCGTTGGGTGCATTAGCACGTGCAAGTGGACCAATCGTGGCTTCTGcag gaTTTTGGTATTTTGGAAGTACTACAACATACCTAACTGGagctgtttttcttttattgccACCCTTTATACTTCATATTATGAAGCctctataa
- the LOC124430975 gene encoding major facilitator superfamily domain-containing protein 10 isoform X9 — protein sequence MNSSLLDHYKVLSNKGLYSMISHHVQSLRILLNAPDKIDTVLYGGITMSYLLWALSKNFGIFVLARFVGGISKGNISLSMAIISDVTSPEKRGKAMALVGIAFSIGFVVGPMIGAFFAWISSGNRNETWYIAPALFASLLAASNLLYVIYNLKESLPVKYRTKTILSGMVKSVIYINPIDLFQFTSVSGLNDKEQHNLKMLGRTYFVYLFIYSGLEFTLTFLTHHIFEFSSMQQGWMFLGIGLTMAILQGGWVRRVPSHKTKSVAELGLWLIIPAFIFIGLAKNTMMLYLGIFLFAVSTAMVVTCMMTLVTKIGPEHQKGTITGIFRSLGALARASGPIVASAGFWYFGSTTTYLTGAVFLLLPPFILHIMKPL from the exons ATGAATTCAt CCTTATTAGATCATTACAAAGTATTAAGTAATAAAGGACTTTATTCTATGATATCTCATCATGTGCAAAGTTTACGAATACTTTTAAATGCTCCTGATAAAATTGATACTGTTCTGTATGGtg GTATTACAATGTCGTATTTATTATGGGCACTTTCAAAAAATTTTGGCATATTTGTATTGGCTAGATTTGTTGGTGGTATTAGTAAAGGAAATATTAGTTTATCTATGGCTATTATTTCTGACGTTACATCCCctgagaaaagaggaaaagctATG GCTCTAGTGGGAATAGCATTTTCTATTGGATTTGTAGTGGGACCAATGATAGGGGCATTTTTTGCATGGATTTCAAGTGGCAATAGAAATGAAACATGGTATATTGCACCTGCATTATTTGCTTCCTTGCTTGCTGCAAGTAACTTATTATACGTTATCtataatttgaaagaaagtCTACCAGTTAAATATAGAACAAAGACTATATTAAGCGGAATGGTCAAATCTGTAATCTATATTAATCCTATAgatctttttcaatttactAGTGTATCGGGATTAAACGACAaag agCAACACAATTTGAAGATGTTAGGTCGTACATATTTTGTCTACTTATTTATCTATAGTGGATTAGAATTTACCTTAACGTTTCTTACTCATCACATATTTGAATTTTCGAGTATGCAACAAGGATGGATGTTTCTTGGAATTGGTTTAACTATGGCTATTTTGCAAGGAGGTTGGGTGAGAAGAGTTCCTTCTCATAAAACAAAATCGGTTGCAGAATTG ggTTTATGGTTAATAATACcagcttttatatttattggcTTAGCAAAAAATACAATGATGTTATATcttggaatatttttattcgccGTTT caACGGCTATGGTTGTTACTTGTATGATGACATTAGTCACAAAAATAGGACCAGAGCATCAAAAAGGTACAATAACTGGAATATTCCGTTCGTTGGGTGCATTAGCACGTGCAAGTGGACCAATCGTGGCTTCTGcag gaTTTTGGTATTTTGGAAGTACTACAACATACCTAACTGGagctgtttttcttttattgccACCCTTTATACTTCATATTATGAAGCctctataa
- the LOC124430975 gene encoding major facilitator superfamily domain-containing protein 10 isoform X10: protein MDNINDNTVKVVFFSLLLDLLAFTMILPLLPALLDHYKVLSNKGLYSMISHHVQSLRILLNAPDKIDTVLYGGFLGSMYSFLQFISSPITGALSDTYGRKPLMILCLTVGPMIGAFFAWISSGNRNETWYIAPALFASLLAASNLLYVIYNLKESLPVKYRTKTILSGMVKSVIYINPIDLFQFTSVSGLNDKEQHNLKMLGRTYFVYLFIYSGLEFTLTFLTHHIFEFSSMQQGWMFLGIGLTMAILQGGWVRRVPSHKTKSVAELGLWLIIPAFIFIGLAKNTMMLYLGIFLFAVSTAMVVTCMMTLVTKIGPEHQKGTITGIFRSLGALARASGPIVASAGFWYFGSTTTYLTGAVFLLLPPFILHIMKPL, encoded by the exons atggataatattaatgataatacagtgaaagttgtatttttttctttattgttagaTTTATTAGCATTTACTAtgatattacctttattaccAGCCTTATTAGATCATTACAAAGTATTAAGTAATAAAGGACTTTATTCTATGATATCTCATCATGTGCAAAGTTTACGAATACTTTTAAATGCTCCTGATAAAATTGATACTGTTCTGTATGGtg gtTTTCTAGGCTCtatgtattcttttttacaattcaTTAGTTCACCAATAACAGGAGCATTATCTGATACTTATGGACGGAAACCTTTAATGATTTTGTGTTTAACAG TGGGACCAATGATAGGGGCATTTTTTGCATGGATTTCAAGTGGCAATAGAAATGAAACATGGTATATTGCACCTGCATTATTTGCTTCCTTGCTTGCTGCAAGTAACTTATTATACGTTATCtataatttgaaagaaagtCTACCAGTTAAATATAGAACAAAGACTATATTAAGCGGAATGGTCAAATCTGTAATCTATATTAATCCTATAgatctttttcaatttactAGTGTATCGGGATTAAACGACAaag agCAACACAATTTGAAGATGTTAGGTCGTACATATTTTGTCTACTTATTTATCTATAGTGGATTAGAATTTACCTTAACGTTTCTTACTCATCACATATTTGAATTTTCGAGTATGCAACAAGGATGGATGTTTCTTGGAATTGGTTTAACTATGGCTATTTTGCAAGGAGGTTGGGTGAGAAGAGTTCCTTCTCATAAAACAAAATCGGTTGCAGAATTG ggTTTATGGTTAATAATACcagcttttatatttattggcTTAGCAAAAAATACAATGATGTTATATcttggaatatttttattcgccGTTT caACGGCTATGGTTGTTACTTGTATGATGACATTAGTCACAAAAATAGGACCAGAGCATCAAAAAGGTACAATAACTGGAATATTCCGTTCGTTGGGTGCATTAGCACGTGCAAGTGGACCAATCGTGGCTTCTGcag gaTTTTGGTATTTTGGAAGTACTACAACATACCTAACTGGagctgtttttcttttattgccACCCTTTATACTTCATATTATGAAGCctctataa
- the LOC124430975 gene encoding major facilitator superfamily domain-containing protein 10 isoform X7 has protein sequence MDNINDNTVKVVFFSLLLDLLAFTMILPLLPALLDHYKVLSNKGLYSMISHHVQSLRILLNAPDKIDTVLYGGITMSYLLWALSKNFGIFVLARFVGGISKGNISLSMAIISDVTSPEKRGKAMALVGIAFSIGFVVGPMIGAFFAWISSGNRNETWYIAPALFASLLAASNLLYVIYNLKESLPVKYRTKTILSGMVKSVIYINPIDLFQFTSVSGLNDKEQHNLKMLGRTYFVYLFIYSGLEFTLTFLTHHIFEFSSMQQGWMFLGIGLTMAILQGGWVRRVPSHKTKSVAELGLWLIIPAFIFIGLAKNTMMLYLGIFLFAVSTAMVVTCMMTLVTKIGPEHQKGTITGIFRSLGALARASGPIVASAGFWYFGSTTTYLTGAVFLLLPPFILHIMKPL, from the exons atggataatattaatgataatacagtgaaagttgtatttttttctttattgttagaTTTATTAGCATTTACTAtgatattacctttattaccAGCCTTATTAGATCATTACAAAGTATTAAGTAATAAAGGACTTTATTCTATGATATCTCATCATGTGCAAAGTTTACGAATACTTTTAAATGCTCCTGATAAAATTGATACTGTTCTGTATGGtg GTATTACAATGTCGTATTTATTATGGGCACTTTCAAAAAATTTTGGCATATTTGTATTGGCTAGATTTGTTGGTGGTATTAGTAAAGGAAATATTAGTTTATCTATGGCTATTATTTCTGACGTTACATCCCctgagaaaagaggaaaagctATG GCTCTAGTGGGAATAGCATTTTCTATTGGATTTGTAGTGGGACCAATGATAGGGGCATTTTTTGCATGGATTTCAAGTGGCAATAGAAATGAAACATGGTATATTGCACCTGCATTATTTGCTTCCTTGCTTGCTGCAAGTAACTTATTATACGTTATCtataatttgaaagaaagtCTACCAGTTAAATATAGAACAAAGACTATATTAAGCGGAATGGTCAAATCTGTAATCTATATTAATCCTATAgatctttttcaatttactAGTGTATCGGGATTAAACGACAaag agCAACACAATTTGAAGATGTTAGGTCGTACATATTTTGTCTACTTATTTATCTATAGTGGATTAGAATTTACCTTAACGTTTCTTACTCATCACATATTTGAATTTTCGAGTATGCAACAAGGATGGATGTTTCTTGGAATTGGTTTAACTATGGCTATTTTGCAAGGAGGTTGGGTGAGAAGAGTTCCTTCTCATAAAACAAAATCGGTTGCAGAATTG ggTTTATGGTTAATAATACcagcttttatatttattggcTTAGCAAAAAATACAATGATGTTATATcttggaatatttttattcgccGTTT caACGGCTATGGTTGTTACTTGTATGATGACATTAGTCACAAAAATAGGACCAGAGCATCAAAAAGGTACAATAACTGGAATATTCCGTTCGTTGGGTGCATTAGCACGTGCAAGTGGACCAATCGTGGCTTCTGcag gaTTTTGGTATTTTGGAAGTACTACAACATACCTAACTGGagctgtttttcttttattgccACCCTTTATACTTCATATTATGAAGCctctataa
- the LOC124430975 gene encoding major facilitator superfamily domain-containing protein 10 isoform X1, which translates to MDNINDNTVKVVFFSLLLDLLAFTMILPLLPALLDHYKVLSNKGLYSMISHHVQSLRILLNAPDKIDTVLYGGFLGSMYSFLQFISSPITGALSDTYGRKPLMILCLTGITMSYLLWALSKNFGIFVLARFVGGISKGNISLSMAIISDVTSPEKRGKAMALVGIAFSIGFVVGPMIGAFFAWISSGNRNETWYIAPALFASLLAASNLLYVIYNLKESLPVKYRTKTILSGMVKSVIYINPIDLFQFTSVSGLNDKEQHNLKMLGRTYFVYLFIYSGLEFTLTFLTHHIFEFSSMQQGWMFLGIGLTMAILQGGWVRRVPSHKTKSVAELGLWLIIPAFIFIGLAKNTMMLYLGIFLFAVSTAMVVTCMMTLVTKIGPEHQKGTITGIFRSLGALARASGPIVASAGFWYFGSTTTYLTGAVFLLLPPFILHIMKPL; encoded by the exons atggataatattaatgataatacagtgaaagttgtatttttttctttattgttagaTTTATTAGCATTTACTAtgatattacctttattaccAGCCTTATTAGATCATTACAAAGTATTAAGTAATAAAGGACTTTATTCTATGATATCTCATCATGTGCAAAGTTTACGAATACTTTTAAATGCTCCTGATAAAATTGATACTGTTCTGTATGGtg gtTTTCTAGGCTCtatgtattcttttttacaattcaTTAGTTCACCAATAACAGGAGCATTATCTGATACTTATGGACGGAAACCTTTAATGATTTTGTGTTTAACAGGTATTACAATGTCGTATTTATTATGGGCACTTTCAAAAAATTTTGGCATATTTGTATTGGCTAGATTTGTTGGTGGTATTAGTAAAGGAAATATTAGTTTATCTATGGCTATTATTTCTGACGTTACATCCCctgagaaaagaggaaaagctATG GCTCTAGTGGGAATAGCATTTTCTATTGGATTTGTAGTGGGACCAATGATAGGGGCATTTTTTGCATGGATTTCAAGTGGCAATAGAAATGAAACATGGTATATTGCACCTGCATTATTTGCTTCCTTGCTTGCTGCAAGTAACTTATTATACGTTATCtataatttgaaagaaagtCTACCAGTTAAATATAGAACAAAGACTATATTAAGCGGAATGGTCAAATCTGTAATCTATATTAATCCTATAgatctttttcaatttactAGTGTATCGGGATTAAACGACAaag agCAACACAATTTGAAGATGTTAGGTCGTACATATTTTGTCTACTTATTTATCTATAGTGGATTAGAATTTACCTTAACGTTTCTTACTCATCACATATTTGAATTTTCGAGTATGCAACAAGGATGGATGTTTCTTGGAATTGGTTTAACTATGGCTATTTTGCAAGGAGGTTGGGTGAGAAGAGTTCCTTCTCATAAAACAAAATCGGTTGCAGAATTG ggTTTATGGTTAATAATACcagcttttatatttattggcTTAGCAAAAAATACAATGATGTTATATcttggaatatttttattcgccGTTT caACGGCTATGGTTGTTACTTGTATGATGACATTAGTCACAAAAATAGGACCAGAGCATCAAAAAGGTACAATAACTGGAATATTCCGTTCGTTGGGTGCATTAGCACGTGCAAGTGGACCAATCGTGGCTTCTGcag gaTTTTGGTATTTTGGAAGTACTACAACATACCTAACTGGagctgtttttcttttattgccACCCTTTATACTTCATATTATGAAGCctctataa